A section of the Schistosoma haematobium chromosome ZW, whole genome shotgun sequence genome encodes:
- the FUT5_2 gene encoding 4-galactosyl-N-acetylglucosaminide 3-alpha-L-fucosyltransferase fut5 (EggNog:ENOG41KOG2619~COG:S), with protein sequence MRESFDIVVRSDKYTLTVKLLYSVSIILLIIWLMNILPSLFQWRINQVDHDVIPKTIEFSCNNISVPNGSESDLASILHKIYSPISKTSVQKYPLRYSLEENRLEKLYDSLGVNKTVKTFLNYGHRTIFRPMNFSKCHASKCAVITDMNRWREADALILTEDKVPNGIRPPEQLWFSLIEESPVHIAMAGTLENEINYTISFRLDSTIYSPYGSYEPYMKHHGPETRYPLPSRNFATGKSKKLHGL encoded by the exons ATGCGTGAAAGTTTTGATATAGTTGTACGAAGtgataaatatacattgacagTCAAATTGTTGTACAGTGTTTCAATTATTCTATTGATCATATGGTTGATGAACATTTTACCAAGTCTTTTTCAATGGAGAATCAATCAAGTCGATCATGATGTAATACCTAAAACAATAGAATTTTCGTGCAATAATATATCTGTTCCAAACGGGTCAGAATCAGATCTTGCTAGTatattacacaaaatatattccCCTATCAGTAAAACATCCGTTCAAAAATACCCACTGAGATATAGTCTGGAAGAAAATAGACTTGAGAAATTATATGATTCATTGGGTGTGAATAAGACG GTGAAGACGTTTCTCAACTATGGGCATCGTACAATTTTTAGACCAATGAACTTTTCAAAATGTCATGCTTCGAAATGTGCAGTTATCACTGACATGAACAGATGGCGAGAAGCTGATGCACTTATACTGACAGAAGATAAAGTGCCAAATGGAATTCGACCTCCAGAGCAATTATGGTTTAGTTTAATAGAAGAGTCGCCTGTACATATTGCTATGGCAGGTACACTGGAAAATGAA ATTAATTACACTATCTCCTTCCGTCTGGATTCAACGATTTACTCACCATACGGTTCCTATGAGCCATACATGAAGCACCATGGTCCAGAAACACGATATCCTTTACCTTCTAGAAACTTCGCTACTGGGAAATCAAAAAAGTTGCATGGTTTGTGA